A DNA window from Micromonospora inyonensis contains the following coding sequences:
- a CDS encoding non-ribosomal peptide synthetase: MTIDERQRNEAELSRLLKMSGSDDIPRVEGDRGPMSSGQRQMWFFEQWSRGTPTYHTPAVFWADGPLDPSVLGTAYAALVRRHGALRTRFADGDGRRLDQFVDPAVPAEYAFHDVSGRADAADAARRLVEAAVRRPFDLRQGPPARLTLIRVDPRRHLLALTVHHMVGDGVSLGVLLRDLDVLYREADGESAVPPPEPGRYLDFAAFEHDRLSGGGLDEELAYWRDRLAGAPEILPVPTSGPRPSTRRFAGRTVTFLVPDEVAARVRDLSGSVGVTPFTGYLTAFQILLTRFTGETDLVVGTPVSLRDRPGLAHVVGPLVNTVPIRTDLSGRPDLAEALRRTHAAAAAAYAHKDLPFERMVTELAPQRSLSHSPIVQVVFGAQERPGVGASIGAARLSGETVERGTAKFDLTWSVFLGEHTSFEVEYDSDLFDATDIDRLIAAYGHLLTSATDPARSIGDLDLLDPQERAAVLRRSAAARPTVATEALTELFARSVDARPDAIAVSDTHRQLSYADLDQRSTALAHALRQHGAGPGSIVGLCVDRSVDLVVALLAVLKSGAAYLPLDVRYPRDRLGYMLDDAGTHAVVADKAGRAALPEGPWPVVDVAHNAPLARPLEVTVSVQDRAYVLYTSGTTGRPKAVEVTHGNVSRLLSSTQHWFGFRDTDVWTMFHSHSFDFSVWEMWGALAYGGRLVVVPYLVARSPGDFHELVRAEGVTVLNQTPSAFRQFEAADADSGARLALRLVVFGGEAVDLGSVGRWFDRRGDESPRLVNMYGITETTVHVTYRPLRRRDVASTGSPLGVPIPDLSVYLLDRFGGLLPDGVPGEFYVGGGGVAKGYLGHPELTAERFVADPFSDVDGARLYRTGDVGRRRADGELEYLGRNDDQVKIRGFRIEIGEIDNVLSRIAGVRAAATTVRRDGGAPRLVAYVVGPGLTVGTLRTEAAKVLPEHMIPAVFVFLDALPTTPNGKVDHQRLPAPQATRPDLAGQYEAPRDGVERIIAEAWAEVLEVDRVGVHDSFFDLGGDSIRTLQAIGTVKKRGLEIMLPDLFRTPTVAELAPLAKPVDATDRRREPFSLVSEQDRAALPKGLEDAYPMSVLQAGMVYHMTLDTENLPYHNVNVFRVGAPFHEAAFRQAVADTVTRHSIMRTAFDLSTYSEPMQLVYPTADLPVEVEDLRGMSAAEQEEYLLGVLDRERRSTFSPGDVPLLRYLVHRRSDREFQWTITEHHAVFDGWSLFSTQAETLRRYLQLLRDPQAPADPPPVAQFRDFIELEREAIESPEHRGYWAGKLDGYRPFQLPRWGNGPRGPKPGADYDTPTGGEVIDGVRRWRFTSTGDASHRSTDTLIPPELCEAVLAAAAQAGVPLKTVLLSAYLKVLSLLTGERDVVAGVSTHGRPEDVDSTEVRGMFLNIPPVMVTVSGGTWLDLIQRTFAAEQEMLPYRRYPYAHMQWDVGTRSRLFDTSFLYNHFHVMSDVLGAGVEIMDGRVENQAEYRVEPNSFSVNAGVLRNPRSNQMLWRVDYYTDRVSDEMGEAMHRYYVAVLRAMATPTDSQEGFSPLGAVEHDRLVYDWNGSREPICGDLCLHDVVALQAGRTPQATAVSDGGPGLSYADLHERVTRLARHLRRLGAGPGSRVAVAVPPGAELMVALLAVSRIGATSLPYAAPPVDGDMLGRIDLAVTTEADAGRFGTGPTVALDRDAAAIAAATGSLSDPAVDPATAVCVVDGQPMSHRALVAYLAWAAEEYGGRTCGGGVPLTAVPASAAGFAHAFLPLVLGEHVRVLPADVDLRQQAPFGVLPLAPAQLAELSATGDRHAAAKLAGTIVIHGDPFPERVLDAWRELAPDSVVVHEFHAFGGVCAGEGGDGGWSVRVPVGRPLPGMTAYVLGADGRITPPGVTGVLHFGGVEVAGEPSVSGPIDGERLRPTGRYARWLPDGRLDVLDPETIAGRPVDVTAVASVLAGLDGVGDAVVAVEDSALVAYVVGEPPYPADEVDAVLPAGLEISAYRRLDRIPLGGDGRIDRAALASHACEALADRGEGAAASPLETEIAALWSDLLHTPIDDMTVDFFEVGGQSLKAAQLRDRIGARYAVEVPLITFFRARTVRDQAVVVIEAVSVQRGVR, translated from the coding sequence GTGACGATCGACGAGCGTCAGCGAAACGAAGCCGAGCTGAGCCGCCTGCTGAAGATGAGCGGGTCCGATGACATCCCCCGGGTCGAAGGCGACCGCGGGCCGATGTCGTCCGGGCAGCGGCAGATGTGGTTCTTCGAACAGTGGAGCCGCGGCACCCCGACGTACCACACCCCGGCGGTGTTCTGGGCCGACGGCCCGCTCGACCCGTCGGTCCTCGGAACGGCGTACGCGGCACTCGTGCGGCGGCACGGCGCTCTGCGTACGCGCTTCGCCGACGGTGACGGACGGCGTCTCGACCAGTTCGTCGATCCGGCCGTCCCGGCGGAGTACGCCTTCCACGACGTATCGGGCCGCGCCGACGCCGCCGATGCCGCCCGGCGGCTCGTCGAGGCCGCCGTGCGCCGCCCGTTCGACCTGCGCCAGGGTCCGCCTGCCCGCCTGACCCTGATCCGGGTAGACCCGCGCCGGCATCTGCTGGCCCTGACCGTGCACCACATGGTCGGCGACGGCGTGTCGCTGGGCGTTCTGCTACGTGACCTCGACGTGCTGTACCGCGAGGCAGACGGCGAGTCGGCTGTGCCGCCGCCGGAGCCTGGGCGTTACCTCGACTTCGCCGCGTTCGAGCACGACCGCCTGTCCGGTGGCGGGCTGGACGAGGAGTTGGCGTACTGGCGGGACCGGCTGGCCGGAGCACCCGAGATCCTCCCGGTACCGACGAGTGGGCCACGGCCGAGCACGAGGAGGTTCGCCGGGCGTACCGTCACCTTCCTCGTACCCGACGAGGTGGCGGCCCGTGTCCGCGATCTCAGCGGATCGGTCGGGGTCACGCCGTTCACCGGGTACCTGACCGCGTTCCAGATCCTGCTGACCAGGTTCACCGGGGAGACCGACCTCGTCGTCGGCACGCCGGTCTCGCTGCGTGACCGGCCCGGGCTGGCGCACGTCGTCGGCCCGCTGGTCAACACCGTGCCGATCCGCACCGACCTGTCCGGCCGGCCCGACCTGGCGGAGGCGTTGCGGCGTACGCACGCGGCCGCCGCGGCTGCCTACGCCCACAAGGATCTGCCGTTCGAGCGGATGGTGACCGAGCTGGCCCCTCAGCGGTCGCTGTCCCACAGCCCGATCGTCCAGGTGGTCTTCGGCGCCCAGGAACGGCCCGGCGTGGGCGCGTCGATCGGGGCCGCCCGCCTCAGCGGCGAGACGGTCGAACGCGGCACGGCCAAGTTCGACCTGACCTGGTCGGTGTTCCTCGGTGAGCACACCAGCTTCGAGGTCGAGTACGACAGCGACCTGTTCGACGCGACCGACATCGACCGCCTGATCGCGGCCTACGGGCACCTGCTGACGTCGGCCACCGACCCGGCGCGGTCGATCGGCGACCTGGATCTGCTCGACCCCCAGGAGCGGGCGGCCGTCCTGCGGCGATCCGCTGCAGCCAGGCCCACCGTCGCGACGGAAGCACTGACCGAGCTGTTCGCCCGCAGCGTCGACGCGCGACCGGACGCGATCGCCGTCAGCGACACCCACCGGCAGCTCTCCTACGCGGATCTCGACCAGCGTTCGACCGCACTGGCGCACGCGCTGCGCCAGCACGGCGCCGGGCCAGGCAGCATCGTCGGGCTCTGCGTCGACCGCAGTGTCGACCTCGTCGTGGCGCTGTTGGCCGTGCTCAAGTCCGGTGCGGCGTACCTGCCGCTGGACGTGCGGTACCCCCGCGACCGGCTGGGGTACATGCTGGACGACGCCGGGACGCACGCCGTGGTGGCCGACAAGGCCGGCCGCGCCGCGCTCCCCGAGGGGCCGTGGCCCGTCGTCGACGTGGCCCACAACGCGCCGCTGGCGCGGCCACTGGAGGTCACCGTCAGCGTCCAGGACCGCGCCTACGTCCTCTACACCTCCGGCACCACCGGTCGGCCCAAGGCCGTCGAGGTGACCCACGGCAACGTCAGCCGGCTGTTGTCGTCCACCCAGCACTGGTTCGGTTTCCGCGACACCGACGTGTGGACGATGTTCCACTCGCACTCGTTCGACTTCTCGGTCTGGGAGATGTGGGGCGCGCTGGCCTACGGCGGGCGGCTGGTCGTCGTGCCCTACCTGGTCGCGCGGTCGCCCGGGGACTTCCACGAGCTGGTCCGGGCCGAGGGCGTTACCGTGCTCAACCAGACCCCGTCGGCCTTCCGGCAGTTCGAGGCGGCCGACGCGGACAGCGGCGCGCGGCTGGCCCTGCGCCTGGTCGTGTTCGGCGGCGAGGCGGTGGACCTCGGCAGCGTCGGCCGGTGGTTCGACCGGCGCGGCGACGAGAGCCCCCGCCTGGTCAACATGTACGGCATCACCGAGACCACCGTCCACGTCACCTACCGACCGCTTCGCCGTCGTGACGTGGCGAGCACCGGCAGTCCGCTCGGCGTGCCGATCCCGGACCTGTCGGTCTACCTGCTCGACCGGTTCGGCGGGCTGCTGCCCGACGGGGTACCCGGCGAGTTCTACGTCGGCGGTGGCGGGGTGGCCAAGGGCTACCTCGGCCACCCGGAGCTGACCGCCGAGCGGTTCGTGGCCGACCCATTCAGCGACGTCGACGGCGCCCGCCTGTACCGCACCGGTGACGTCGGCCGGCGCCGGGCCGACGGTGAGCTGGAGTACCTCGGCCGCAACGACGACCAGGTGAAGATCCGTGGCTTCCGGATCGAGATCGGGGAGATCGACAACGTGTTGTCGCGGATCGCGGGGGTACGCGCGGCGGCCACCACGGTACGCCGGGACGGTGGCGCGCCACGGCTCGTGGCGTACGTCGTCGGGCCGGGCCTGACCGTGGGTACGCTACGCACGGAAGCCGCCAAGGTGCTGCCGGAGCACATGATCCCGGCGGTGTTCGTGTTCCTCGACGCGCTGCCGACGACGCCGAACGGCAAGGTCGACCACCAACGGCTGCCGGCACCGCAGGCGACCCGACCCGACCTGGCCGGCCAGTACGAGGCGCCGCGCGACGGCGTCGAGCGGATCATCGCCGAGGCGTGGGCGGAGGTGCTGGAGGTCGACCGCGTCGGCGTCCACGACAGCTTCTTCGACCTCGGCGGGGACTCGATCCGGACGCTCCAGGCGATCGGCACCGTCAAGAAGCGCGGCTTGGAGATCATGCTGCCGGACCTGTTCCGGACCCCGACCGTGGCCGAGCTGGCTCCGCTGGCCAAACCGGTCGACGCCACCGACCGCCGGCGGGAGCCGTTCTCGCTGGTGTCCGAGCAGGACCGGGCGGCGTTACCCAAGGGCCTGGAGGACGCGTATCCCATGTCGGTCCTCCAGGCCGGGATGGTCTACCACATGACCCTGGACACCGAGAACCTGCCGTACCACAACGTCAACGTGTTCCGCGTCGGTGCGCCCTTCCACGAGGCGGCGTTCCGGCAGGCGGTGGCGGACACGGTGACGAGGCACAGCATCATGCGGACGGCGTTCGACCTGTCGACCTACAGCGAGCCGATGCAGTTGGTGTATCCGACCGCCGACCTGCCGGTCGAGGTCGAGGACCTACGCGGCATGTCCGCGGCGGAGCAGGAGGAGTACCTGCTGGGCGTGCTGGACCGCGAGCGGCGCAGCACCTTCTCCCCCGGCGATGTGCCGTTGCTGCGCTACCTGGTGCACCGCCGCTCCGACCGCGAGTTCCAGTGGACGATCACCGAGCACCACGCGGTGTTCGACGGCTGGAGCCTGTTCTCGACCCAGGCCGAGACGCTGCGGCGCTACCTGCAGTTGCTGCGCGATCCGCAGGCACCGGCCGACCCGCCGCCGGTGGCCCAGTTCCGTGACTTCATCGAGCTGGAGCGGGAGGCCATCGAGTCACCGGAGCACCGCGGCTACTGGGCCGGCAAGCTCGACGGCTACCGCCCGTTCCAGCTGCCCCGGTGGGGCAACGGCCCGCGCGGACCGAAACCGGGCGCCGACTACGACACCCCCACGGGGGGCGAGGTCATCGACGGCGTGCGCCGGTGGCGGTTCACGTCCACCGGGGACGCCAGCCACCGGTCGACCGACACCCTCATCCCGCCGGAGCTGTGCGAGGCCGTCCTCGCCGCGGCGGCCCAGGCCGGCGTGCCGCTCAAGACGGTCCTGCTGTCGGCGTACCTCAAGGTGCTCAGCCTGCTCACCGGAGAGCGCGACGTGGTCGCGGGGGTCAGCACCCACGGCCGCCCCGAGGACGTCGACTCGACCGAGGTGCGGGGCATGTTCCTGAACATCCCGCCGGTGATGGTGACCGTGTCCGGCGGCACGTGGCTGGACCTGATCCAGCGTACGTTCGCCGCGGAGCAGGAGATGCTGCCGTACCGGCGCTACCCCTACGCGCACATGCAGTGGGACGTCGGCACGCGGTCGCGGCTGTTCGACACGTCGTTCCTGTACAACCACTTCCACGTGATGAGCGACGTGCTCGGCGCCGGTGTGGAGATCATGGACGGTCGGGTCGAGAACCAGGCCGAGTACCGGGTCGAGCCGAACAGCTTCAGCGTCAACGCGGGCGTGCTGCGCAACCCGCGCTCAAACCAGATGCTGTGGCGGGTCGACTACTACACCGACCGGGTCTCCGACGAGATGGGCGAGGCGATGCACCGGTACTACGTCGCCGTGCTGCGGGCCATGGCCACCCCGACCGACAGCCAGGAGGGCTTCTCCCCGCTCGGCGCCGTCGAGCACGACCGGCTCGTCTACGACTGGAACGGCTCGCGTGAGCCGATCTGCGGGGATCTGTGTCTACACGACGTGGTCGCGCTCCAGGCGGGGCGTACGCCGCAGGCGACGGCCGTGTCGGACGGCGGTCCCGGGCTCAGCTACGCGGACCTGCACGAGCGCGTCACGCGGCTGGCCCGGCACCTGCGCCGGTTGGGCGCAGGCCCCGGGTCGAGGGTGGCCGTGGCCGTTCCGCCGGGCGCGGAGCTGATGGTGGCCCTGCTGGCCGTCAGCCGGATCGGCGCCACGTCGCTGCCGTACGCCGCGCCGCCCGTGGACGGCGACATGCTCGGCCGCATCGATCTCGCGGTCACGACCGAGGCCGACGCCGGCCGCTTCGGCACCGGTCCGACGGTCGCCCTCGACCGGGACGCGGCCGCCATCGCCGCCGCCACCGGCAGCCTGTCCGATCCCGCCGTCGACCCGGCCACCGCGGTGTGCGTGGTCGACGGGCAGCCGATGTCACACCGGGCGCTCGTGGCGTACCTGGCGTGGGCTGCCGAGGAATACGGTGGTCGCACCTGCGGTGGCGGCGTGCCACTGACCGCTGTGCCCGCGTCGGCGGCCGGGTTCGCCCACGCGTTCCTGCCGCTGGTGCTGGGCGAGCACGTCCGCGTCCTGCCGGCCGACGTCGACCTGCGCCAGCAGGCGCCGTTCGGGGTCCTGCCACTGGCTCCGGCCCAGCTGGCCGAGCTGTCCGCGACGGGCGACCGGCACGCCGCGGCGAAGCTCGCCGGGACGATCGTGATTCATGGTGACCCCTTCCCGGAGCGGGTGCTGGACGCCTGGCGGGAGCTGGCCCCGGACAGTGTCGTGGTCCACGAGTTTCACGCCTTCGGCGGCGTCTGCGCCGGCGAGGGCGGCGACGGCGGCTGGTCGGTCCGGGTACCGGTCGGGCGGCCGTTGCCCGGGATGACGGCATACGTCCTCGGCGCGGACGGGCGGATCACTCCGCCCGGCGTCACCGGCGTGCTGCACTTCGGGGGGGTCGAGGTGGCCGGCGAGCCGTCGGTCAGCGGCCCGATCGACGGTGAGCGGCTGCGCCCGACCGGCCGGTACGCCCGCTGGTTGCCCGACGGCCGGCTGGACGTGCTGGACCCGGAGACCATCGCCGGCCGCCCGGTCGACGTGACCGCGGTGGCGTCGGTCCTGGCCGGGCTCGACGGCGTCGGTGACGCTGTCGTGGCCGTCGAGGACTCGGCGCTGGTGGCCTACGTCGTCGGGGAGCCGCCGTACCCGGCCGACGAGGTCGACGCGGTGCTGCCCGCAGGGCTGGAGATCTCGGCGTATCGCAGGCTCGATCGGATCCCGCTCGGCGGCGACGGCCGGATCGACCGGGCCGCGTTGGCCAGCCACGCCTGCGAGGCCCTGGCCGATCGTGGCGAAGGTGCGGCGGCCTCGCCGTTGGAGACCGAGATCGCCGCTCTCTGGAGCGATCTGCTCCACACGCCGATCGACGACATGACCGTGGACTTCTTCGAGGTCGGCGGTCAGTCGCTCAAGGCGGCGCAACTGCGCGACCGGATCGGCGCCCGCTACGCGGTCGAGGTCCCGCTCATCACGTTCTTCCGCGCCCGCACCGTACGCGACCAGGCTGTGGTCGTCATCGAGGCGGTCTCCGTCCAGCGAGGTGTCCGATGA
- a CDS encoding SDR family oxidoreductase: MRLREKVVVVTGAARGIGRATALACASEGADVVLLDVAADIDGCPYPLGTPDQLAMTAKRCAEHAVTVTSHAVDVRDGAAASAAIDETLDRFGRVDVLVNNAGLAAPAGVPVHEVSEEQWRLILDVDLDGAWRMLRLTVPSMLRTGRGSVVNIASTAGLVGYRSFAAYVTAKHALVGLTKAAALDLAPHGVRVNAVCPGSVRDDPALDGRMLAEIARALGLPVTEHERTFVADQPTNRLVRAEDVARACVWLGSDESTDVTGAAIPVDGGFTAR, translated from the coding sequence ATGCGTCTGCGTGAGAAGGTCGTCGTCGTCACCGGGGCCGCCCGGGGCATCGGTCGCGCCACCGCACTCGCCTGTGCGAGCGAAGGCGCCGACGTCGTCCTGCTCGACGTCGCGGCCGACATCGACGGCTGCCCGTACCCACTGGGCACGCCCGACCAGCTGGCCATGACCGCCAAGCGGTGCGCCGAGCACGCCGTCACCGTGACGAGCCACGCCGTGGACGTCCGCGACGGCGCCGCCGCGAGCGCCGCGATCGACGAGACGCTCGACCGGTTCGGACGCGTCGATGTGCTCGTCAACAACGCGGGACTGGCCGCACCGGCCGGCGTGCCGGTCCACGAGGTGAGCGAGGAGCAGTGGCGACTGATCCTCGACGTCGACCTCGACGGCGCGTGGCGCATGCTGCGGCTGACCGTGCCGTCGATGCTGCGGACCGGCCGGGGCAGCGTGGTCAACATCGCCTCGACCGCCGGTCTCGTCGGCTACCGCTCGTTCGCCGCGTACGTGACCGCCAAGCACGCGCTCGTGGGGCTGACCAAAGCGGCCGCGCTGGACCTGGCGCCGCACGGCGTCCGGGTCAACGCGGTCTGCCCCGGCTCCGTCCGCGACGACCCGGCCCTCGACGGCCGGATGCTCGCCGAGATCGCCCGCGCGTTGGGCCTACCCGTGACCGAACACGAGCGCACCTTCGTCGCCGACCAGCCGACCAACCGGCTCGTGCGCGCCGAGGACGTCGCACGGGCGTGCGTCTGGCTCGGCAGCGACGAGTCGACGGACGTGACGGGCGCGGCCATCCCCGTCGACGGCGGCTTCACCGCACGCTGA
- a CDS encoding non-ribosomal peptide synthetase — translation MADSVLHAAAYAGRAPDPHRPLFTETTVVAADDPRAAAVRRRILRRPIDPSRAGDRQVLLRYVDGTEHLLVSTVRAGEAVAPVPPWATFAGLPDPAEPSELVWRAEAALDQADVIAAAAVVLARYTGTSLVALGTENGAVEVDAADDAPRVRIRTSIRPATTVAAPAEVAVVCADPEVLDEWRSRPIAPIELSLRDRQLTLHTQAGVHPRAARAFLDAVTAVLTADEARPVGGVEIAAEPPAPTRLAVGDDESIVSAVLARSRERPDAVAVRCGSRTISYQRLSDEAYAVATRLAAVGVRRGDRVGVTVEPDESLIPVLLGVLMAGAAYVPLDPAYPRMRLAFMAEDAGVAAVIGPDGTVDTTAPVLPVRGPAEPAELPSIGAPDAAYVIYTSGSTGRPKGVLVAHRTVLNLLAATADFGFSEADVWTVFHSYAFDFSVWEIWGCLATGGRLVVVPRETARDPYAFHRLLIDEGVTVLNQTPSAFAQLSAVDGGECDSVRLLVFGGEPLDVSVLRSWLDRYPRQRVENMYGITETTVHCTRRTILPVDVALAGRSVGQALPGWSLCVRDAAGRVLPVGVPGEIYVEGAGVTHGYLGRPGLTAQRFTATAGGRRRYRSGDRGRLRPDGELEHLGRLDGQVKVRGHRIELGEVRAALLDQLGVAAAAVVVRRHDDDAFLAAYVVGPADPARLGQALANRLPVHYLPRTITPIDQLPTTVNGKLDVARLPGPTVATSATAPPGGDAGTPADGPLAWVLALWERLLRRPVGPDDNLFLIGGTSLLALKTALEARGAGFGEVTVKDVYRHPVARALAATLATGVQDASA, via the coding sequence ATGGCCGACTCCGTTCTGCACGCTGCCGCGTACGCCGGACGCGCTCCCGACCCGCACCGGCCGCTGTTCACCGAGACGACCGTGGTGGCCGCCGACGACCCGCGCGCCGCCGCCGTCCGCCGCCGCATCCTGCGGCGCCCGATCGACCCCTCGCGGGCCGGTGACCGTCAGGTCCTCCTGCGCTACGTCGACGGCACCGAGCACCTGCTCGTGTCGACGGTACGGGCGGGCGAGGCGGTGGCACCGGTCCCACCGTGGGCGACCTTCGCCGGGCTACCCGACCCGGCCGAGCCCTCGGAACTGGTGTGGCGGGCCGAAGCGGCTCTCGACCAGGCCGACGTGATCGCGGCGGCGGCCGTGGTCCTGGCCCGTTACACCGGCACGTCGCTGGTCGCGCTGGGCACCGAGAACGGGGCCGTGGAGGTCGACGCGGCCGACGACGCGCCGCGCGTGCGGATCCGCACGTCGATCCGCCCGGCCACGACCGTCGCCGCCCCGGCGGAGGTGGCCGTCGTGTGTGCCGACCCCGAGGTACTGGACGAGTGGCGCAGCCGACCGATCGCGCCGATCGAGCTGAGCCTGCGCGACCGGCAGCTCACCCTGCACACCCAGGCGGGAGTCCATCCGCGCGCGGCCCGGGCCTTCCTCGACGCCGTGACGGCCGTCCTCACCGCCGACGAGGCCCGCCCGGTCGGCGGCGTCGAGATCGCCGCCGAACCACCCGCCCCGACCCGGCTGGCCGTCGGCGACGACGAGAGCATCGTCTCGGCGGTGCTGGCCCGCTCGCGGGAGCGGCCGGACGCCGTAGCCGTCCGGTGCGGGTCGCGGACGATCTCCTACCAGCGGCTGTCGGACGAGGCGTACGCCGTCGCCACCCGGCTCGCGGCAGTGGGCGTGCGCCGCGGCGACCGCGTGGGGGTCACCGTCGAGCCGGACGAGTCGCTGATTCCCGTGCTGCTGGGCGTGCTCATGGCCGGGGCCGCCTACGTTCCGCTCGACCCGGCGTACCCGAGGATGCGGCTGGCCTTCATGGCCGAGGACGCCGGTGTGGCTGCTGTCATCGGGCCCGACGGGACGGTCGACACCACGGCGCCTGTGCTACCGGTGCGCGGGCCGGCCGAGCCTGCGGAGCTGCCGAGCATCGGTGCGCCCGACGCCGCCTACGTCATCTACACCTCGGGCTCGACCGGGCGGCCCAAGGGCGTCCTCGTCGCGCACCGCACGGTGCTCAACCTGCTCGCGGCGACCGCTGACTTCGGCTTCTCCGAAGCCGACGTGTGGACGGTGTTCCACTCCTACGCGTTCGACTTCTCGGTATGGGAGATCTGGGGCTGCCTGGCCACGGGCGGCCGGCTGGTCGTCGTGCCGCGCGAGACTGCGCGAGACCCCTACGCCTTCCACCGTCTCCTGATCGACGAGGGGGTGACCGTGCTCAACCAGACGCCGTCGGCGTTCGCGCAGCTGTCGGCGGTGGATGGCGGGGAATGCGATTCGGTTCGGTTGCTGGTCTTCGGCGGCGAGCCGCTGGACGTGTCGGTCCTGCGGTCGTGGCTGGACCGCTATCCGCGCCAACGCGTCGAGAACATGTACGGCATCACCGAGACGACCGTCCACTGCACCCGCAGGACGATCCTCCCGGTCGACGTGGCCCTGGCCGGCCGCTCGGTCGGCCAGGCGCTGCCCGGCTGGTCGCTGTGCGTACGTGATGCCGCCGGGCGGGTGCTGCCGGTCGGCGTGCCCGGCGAGATCTACGTCGAGGGCGCGGGCGTCACGCACGGCTATCTCGGCCGTCCTGGCCTGACCGCGCAGCGGTTCACGGCCACGGCCGGCGGACGCCGGCGGTATCGCAGCGGCGACCGGGGTCGCCTGCGCCCCGACGGCGAACTGGAGCACCTGGGCCGTCTCGACGGCCAGGTGAAGGTCCGGGGGCACCGCATCGAACTCGGCGAGGTCCGGGCCGCGCTGCTGGACCAGCTAGGGGTGGCCGCGGCGGCGGTGGTGGTCCGGCGCCACGACGACGACGCCTTCCTGGCCGCCTACGTGGTCGGGCCGGCCGACCCCGCCCGGCTGGGCCAGGCCCTGGCCAATCGGCTGCCGGTGCACTACCTGCCGCGCACGATCACCCCGATCGACCAGCTGCCGACGACGGTCAACGGCAAGCTCGACGTCGCGCGCCTGCCCGGACCCACGGTGGCCACGTCCGCGACCGCGCCGCCGGGCGGCGACGCGGGCACCCCGGCAGACGGTCCGCTGGCCTGGGTGCTGGCGCTGTGGGAGCGGCTGTTGCGCCGCCCGGTCGGGCCCGACGACAACCTCTTCCTGATCGGCGGCACCTCGCTGCTCGCGTTGAAGACCGCCCTCGAGGCCCGTGGGGCCGGGTTCGGCGAGGTCACAGTGAAGGACGTGTACCGCCACCCCGTCGCGCGAGCGCTCGCCGCGACCTTGGCGACGGGAGTTCAGGATGCGTCTGCGTGA
- a CDS encoding thioesterase II family protein → MGTLLFALPYAGGGASLYRSWPETTGVRVHGVQLPGREELFDEPWPLSMADTIARCVRQVVERSTGDDNVALFGHSFGAVLAYEVARHLVADGRTPVHLFASGSVDPTTPLGRDPAQLSDTEFVGRVESLAGYTHPALAIPDLREIVLPVLRADVRMHETYRTDAERPLPVPVTALRGTSDHLVSADDCARWAKVTSAVSTVVQLPGGHMYFVDDPQPLLTVIERTLES, encoded by the coding sequence ATGGGCACCCTCCTGTTCGCACTGCCCTATGCCGGTGGCGGTGCCTCCCTCTACCGGTCCTGGCCCGAGACCACAGGCGTGCGGGTGCACGGCGTGCAGCTACCGGGTCGTGAGGAGCTGTTCGACGAGCCATGGCCGCTGAGCATGGCGGACACCATCGCGCGGTGCGTACGCCAGGTCGTCGAACGGTCCACCGGGGACGATAACGTCGCACTGTTCGGCCACAGCTTCGGCGCGGTCCTCGCCTACGAGGTGGCCCGCCACCTGGTGGCCGACGGGCGCACGCCGGTGCACCTGTTCGCCAGCGGATCGGTCGATCCGACCACGCCACTGGGCCGCGACCCCGCCCAGCTCAGCGACACCGAGTTCGTGGGGCGGGTGGAGAGCCTGGCCGGCTACACCCATCCGGCGTTGGCGATTCCCGACCTGCGCGAGATCGTCCTGCCGGTGCTACGCGCCGACGTGCGGATGCACGAGACCTACCGCACCGACGCCGAGCGGCCCCTGCCGGTACCGGTCACCGCCCTGCGGGGCACGTCCGACCATCTGGTGAGCGCCGACGACTGCGCGCGGTGGGCCAAGGTGACCAGCGCCGTCAGCACCGTCGTCCAGTTGCCCGGCGGGCACATGTACTTCGTGGACGACCCGCAACCGTTGCTGACGGTCATCGAGCGCACCCTGGAGTCCTGA